A DNA window from Choristoneura fumiferana chromosome 2, NRCan_CFum_1, whole genome shotgun sequence contains the following coding sequences:
- the LOC141445602 gene encoding uncharacterized protein, which yields MNPLIPIRASALFCIPRIPAINQTFKRFRKPSPCDLVPPDRKPCFDICNCSVERGNKCHARMISAFLYEHYWTREPSVIGLWMDIHSPYIKILTDKYSYSGDRLLALERLPRTTERKLVGVSVGNKIFPWEPDELEEWAHATRSLPERHRMYFTAHCYRSPNIFKKYNVQYIYEVEVIATAAEVTGQGVGKLLLTTALEHAHELRIPMVQVTSVSAYTSKICEKVGMKKEWSMKYSEFVDDAGQRVFFPRDPHHTVTVYIKKFEQG from the exons ATGAATCCCCTAATCCCTATCAGGGCGAGTGCCCTGTTCTGTATACCACGGATCCCTGCCATCAATCAGACCTTCAAGAGGTTCAGGAAACCCTCACCTTGTGACCTCGTGCCTCCGGATAGAAAACCG TGCTTTGACATCTGCAACTGTTCCGTGGAGCGGGGCAACAAGTGCCACGCGCGGATGATCAGCGCCTTCCTCTACGAGCACTACTGGACGCGCGAGCCCAGCGTCATCGGACTCTGGATGGACATACACTCGCCCTACATCAAGATCCTGACCGACAAGTATTCATATTCTG GCGATCGTCTTCTAGCTCTAGAGCGTCTCCCTCGCACCACGGAGCGGAAGCTGGTTGGCGTTTCTGTGGGCAACAAGATCTTCCCCTGGGAGCCGGACGAGCTGGAGGAGTGGGCGCACGCGACGAGGTCACTGCCCGAGCGACATCGGATGTACTTCACCGCCCATTGCTATCGAAGCCCTAATATATTTAAGAAGTATAATGTGCAGTATATTTATGAG GTGGAGGTGATAGCAACAGCAGCTGAAGTGACGGGGCAGGGCGTGGGGAAGCTGCTGCTGACGACTGCGCTGGAGCATGCGCACGAGTTGCGGATCCCGATGGTGCAGGTCACCTCTGTCAGCGCGTACAC TTCAAAAATATGCGAGAAGGTCGGCATGAAGAAGGAATGGTCGATGAAGTACTCTGAATTCGTAGACGATGCCGGACAGCGTGTGTTCTTTCCAAGAGACCCGCATCATACAGTTACCGTGTACATTAAGAAGTTTGAGCAAGGTTAA
- the LOC141445395 gene encoding uncharacterized protein encodes MAFKLILIAVAMLHVVACMPAITLEDLEIADDTAAVGSYVREVRAAAPQDYHKSYENDGDGEIGYSRKKQGGGKKGYQHFDSYHKKAGDNYEFEKQDSFGHDDGGNQGAYSHQHERKEKAQKYREPEQEEEEEQHHGVPLKDVTHEELK; translated from the exons ATGGCGTTTAAACTGATACTCATAGCGGTAGCTATGCTGCACGTGGTGGCGTGCATGCCTGCTATAACCCTGGAGGACTTGGAGATTGCTGATGATACTGCGGCGGTGGGGTCGTATGTGCGGGAAGTGAGGGCAGCTGCA CCTCAAGATTACCACAAATCTTACGAGAACGACGGTGACGGTGAGATAGGCTATTCCCGGAAGAAGCAAGGAGGCGGCAAGAAGGGCTACCAACACTTCGACAGTTACCACAAGAAGGCAGGAGACAACTATGAGTTTGAGAAGCAGGACTCCTTCGGGCACGACGATGGAGGCAACCAGGGTGCCTACAGCCATCAGCATGAGAGGAAAGAGAAAG CCCAGAAGTACAGGGAGCCTGAGCaagaggaggaggaggagcAACACCATGGGGTTCCCCTGAAGGACGTCACCCATGAAGAGTtaaagtaa
- the LOC141445420 gene encoding uncharacterized protein isoform X1, whose amino-acid sequence MSSMFNFIKTFSARIAFRGFPKTKQCHNLVVRNCADKPKTDKASKAAVSKVQGTQNEERLRVRRARPSDVPRVLRFVRENARVWPGPHVPTASPLVLGDYVARALAQGHSMVAEQHENRRGWNQIRGLALGTAVCPWDAAMLERWARCIRCTRSRRLMHFTAHCLRAPALHDKYRVHNILQVILIVPPDIPKSGEIINVLAKNSIERGRDVGFPLLRFDVTSESIAKALEDLNLRKEWQLSYDIVPEEINDVEGSERSKQNANRPTNIHGNFIAVYTAFTRSGG is encoded by the exons ATGTCCTCAATGTTCAACTTCATAAAAACATTCTCTGCCAGAATCGCATTCCGGGGGTTTCCGAAGACAAAACAATGCCACAACCTAGTTGTTCGAAATTGTGCTGATAAACCCAAAACAGACAAAGCCAGCAAAGCCGCTGTAAGTAAA GTGCAAGGAACACAAAACGAGGAGCGGTTGCGCGTGCGACGCGCGCGTCCGTCAGACGTGCCGCGCGTGCTCCGCTTCGTGCGCGAAAATGCGCGCGTGTGGCCCGGACCTCACGTGCCAACAGCCTCGCCCCTCGTGCTGGGAGACTATGTGGCCAGAGCGCTAGCTCAGG GGCACTCAATGGTGGCCGAGCAGCATGAGAACAGGCGTGGATGGAACCAGATCCGTGGTCTGGCGCTGGGCACAGCCGTGTGCCCGTGGGACGCAGCCATGCTGGAGCGGTGGGCCAGGTGCATTCGATGCACGCGCTCGCGCCGCCTCATGCACTTCACTGCACATTGCCTGCGCGCGCCTGCGTTGCACGACAAATATCGCGTTCATAATATACTGCAG GTGATCCTGATTGTGCCTCCTGACATACCAAAGAGTGGGGAAATTATTAACGTGCTGGCCAAAAACAGTATCGAAAGAGGCAGGGACGTCGGCTTCCCGCTGTTGAGGTTTGACGTCACTAGCGAGTCCAT agcGAAAGCTTTAGAGGACTTAAACCTTAGGAAAGAATGGCAGCTATCTTATGATATTGTCCCAGAGGAAATAAACGACGTCGAAGGCTCTGAACGGTCCAAACAAAATGCGAACAG GCCCACAAACATCCATGGCAACTTCATAGCTGTTTACACGGCGTTCACTAGATCAGGCGGAtga
- the LOC141445420 gene encoding uncharacterized protein isoform X2, translating into MSSMFNFIKTFSARIAFRGFPKTKQCHNLVVRNCADKPKTDKASKAAVQGTQNEERLRVRRARPSDVPRVLRFVRENARVWPGPHVPTASPLVLGDYVARALAQGHSMVAEQHENRRGWNQIRGLALGTAVCPWDAAMLERWARCIRCTRSRRLMHFTAHCLRAPALHDKYRVHNILQVILIVPPDIPKSGEIINVLAKNSIERGRDVGFPLLRFDVTSESIAKALEDLNLRKEWQLSYDIVPEEINDVEGSERSKQNANRPTNIHGNFIAVYTAFTRSGG; encoded by the exons ATGTCCTCAATGTTCAACTTCATAAAAACATTCTCTGCCAGAATCGCATTCCGGGGGTTTCCGAAGACAAAACAATGCCACAACCTAGTTGTTCGAAATTGTGCTGATAAACCCAAAACAGACAAAGCCAGCAAAGCCGCT GTGCAAGGAACACAAAACGAGGAGCGGTTGCGCGTGCGACGCGCGCGTCCGTCAGACGTGCCGCGCGTGCTCCGCTTCGTGCGCGAAAATGCGCGCGTGTGGCCCGGACCTCACGTGCCAACAGCCTCGCCCCTCGTGCTGGGAGACTATGTGGCCAGAGCGCTAGCTCAGG GGCACTCAATGGTGGCCGAGCAGCATGAGAACAGGCGTGGATGGAACCAGATCCGTGGTCTGGCGCTGGGCACAGCCGTGTGCCCGTGGGACGCAGCCATGCTGGAGCGGTGGGCCAGGTGCATTCGATGCACGCGCTCGCGCCGCCTCATGCACTTCACTGCACATTGCCTGCGCGCGCCTGCGTTGCACGACAAATATCGCGTTCATAATATACTGCAG GTGATCCTGATTGTGCCTCCTGACATACCAAAGAGTGGGGAAATTATTAACGTGCTGGCCAAAAACAGTATCGAAAGAGGCAGGGACGTCGGCTTCCCGCTGTTGAGGTTTGACGTCACTAGCGAGTCCAT agcGAAAGCTTTAGAGGACTTAAACCTTAGGAAAGAATGGCAGCTATCTTATGATATTGTCCCAGAGGAAATAAACGACGTCGAAGGCTCTGAACGGTCCAAACAAAATGCGAACAG GCCCACAAACATCCATGGCAACTTCATAGCTGTTTACACGGCGTTCACTAGATCAGGCGGAtga